A window of the Tripterygium wilfordii isolate XIE 37 chromosome 12, ASM1340144v1, whole genome shotgun sequence genome harbors these coding sequences:
- the LOC120011549 gene encoding F-box/kelch-repeat protein At1g80440-like gives MELIPGLPDDTARDCLIHVRYTQLPSILSVCRGWRTEVEMPEFLRHRKITGKAQNFCVMAQARVNPEDGGNKMKDRFNPVYRLTLCEPETGFWCELPPAPGFENGLPMFCQMVSFGSDLVVLGGLNPVTWEVLNSVFIFNFVSATWRCGTEMPGPRRCFFGCASDSYRTVYIAGGHDVGKNALRTVMEYDVAKDKWSRLPDMSRERDECNATFHREKLHVIGGYCTELQGQFERSAESFDFSTWQWDHIQEDLLKYATCPRTCLYGEDNLYMCDGGDVVALNGTTWQAVTKLPSEVCNTAFVTTWKGKLMVIGSERIGGSHMAYVVDLKTYTWTKIETPKKYSGHVQTGCCLEI, from the coding sequence atGGAGTTGATTCCGGGTCTACCGGATGATACTGCGCGTGACTGTTTGATTCACGTTCGGTACACGCAATTACCTTCGATTTTATCTGTGTGCAGAGGTTGGAGAACTGAAGTTGAGATGCCGGAGTTTCTTCGGCATAGGAAAATTACCGGCAAGGCCCAAAATTTTTGCGTGATGGCTCAAGCACGGGTCAACCCTGAAGACGGAGGAAACAAGATGAAGGACCGGTTTAACCCGGTTTATCGTCTCACGCTTTGCGAACCGGAGACGGGTTTCTGGTGCGAGTTGCCTCCGGCGCCCGGATTTGAAAACGGGTTGCCGATGTTCTGCCAAATGGTTTCGTTCGGGTCGGATCTTGTTGTGTTGGGTGGATTGAATCCCGTGACTTGGGAGGTCTTGAACTCTGTCTTTATCTTCAATTTTGTCTCCGCGACGTGGCGGTGTGGGACCGAAATGCCGGGCCCACGGCGATGCTTTTTCGGATGTGCGTCCGATTCTTATCGAACGGTATATATCGCGGGCGGTCATGACGTCGGGAAGAACGCTCTGAGAACGGTCATGGAGTATGACGTGGCAAAGGATAAGTGGAGCCGACTGCCTGACATGTCAAGAGAGCGTGACGAGTGCAACGCCACATTCCACCGCGAGAAGCTCCACGTCATAGGCGGTTATTGTACGGAACTGCAAGGTCAGTTCGAGAGAAGTGCCGAGTCATTCGATTTCTCCACGTGGCAGTGGGATCACATACAAGAAGACTTATTGAAATATGCCACGTGTCCACGTACTTGCTTATATGGCGAAGACAATTTGTACATGTGTGATGGAGGTGATGTCGTGGCACTTAACGGAACAACATGGCAGGCTGTAACTAAGCTGCCGTCCGAGGTTTGCAATACCGCTTTCGTGACAACGTGGAAGGGGAAGTTAATGGTGATTGGATCTGAGAGAATAGGTGGGTCCCACATGGCTTATGTGGTGGATTTAAAAACTTACACCTGGACGAAAATAGAGACTCCCAAGAAATACTCCGGTCATGTTCAAACTGGTTGTTGCTTGGAGATTTAA
- the LOC120010280 gene encoding DNA-repair protein XRCC1: MNCRKVEKGLHSKSTASASSKQGGASNTVTERFSNTVTERFSPDKVKKWAIDDLNKTISWLESQDEKPEPSEIKHIAAGGILTCLQDAIDSLEQKQGVQKIMEQWNFIPHVVEELAELEATGNGSGLALKDDMCKQAKACKQIYAVVLCAPDDDSTTKDRRPKSDEGNSGENGRTAAGYDSDETIEMTEEVMDLAYNNVASKFS; this comes from the exons ATGAATTGTAGAAAAGTGGAAAAGGGGCTACATTCAAAGTCAACTGCCTCTGCATCCTCCAAG CAAGGTGGAGCTTCAAATACAGTTACAGAGAGGTTTTCAAATACCGTTACGGAGAGGTTTtctcctgataaagtgaagaaGTGGGCTATAGATGATTTGAATAAAACAATTTCTTGGCTAGAGAGTCAAGATGAGAAG CCCGAGCCAAGCGAAATTAAGCACATTGCTGCTGGAGGGATCTTGACTTGTTTACAAGATGCCATAGACTCTCTTGAACAAAAGCAG GGCGTCCAGAAAATAATGGAGCAGTGGAACTTCATTCCTCATGTGGTTGAGGAGCTAGCGGAGCTTGAGGCCACCGGAAATGGTTCTGGTTTGGCGTTAAAGGACGATATGTGCAAACAGGCTAAAGCTTGTAAACAAATTTATGCGGTGGTACTCTGTGCCCCTGATGATGATTCTACTACAAAGGATAGAAGGCCAAAGTCTGATGAAGGCAATAGTGGTGAAAATGGCAGAACAGCAGCGGGATATGACAGCGATGAAACAATTGAGATGACAGAGGAGGTGATGGACCTGGCTTATAACAATGTAGCTTCCAAATTTTCTTAG
- the LOC120010261 gene encoding centromere protein C-like: protein MDTLTQCSDLEDPLQGYTGLALFRRTLSSLPNQYPHKTYDPADLHSTHEFLKSMPLGSSSQLLEQAKAIIDGSSDCSSEMLGPVLSNENNDVLGKEVETRGERRPALGRKRARFSLKPNSSQPTVSLEPSLDIDKLEDPEEFFLAFERLENAKKELQKQTGSILVDSYQNDPSVAPRRRRLGILGRSVKYKHRPSTFMASQSTVEKDIFILPDQSSQLWEPDPNSESPEREVPGSMSKTENKVNQVLDELLTDDYSELDGDETVNLLQERLQIQPIDIEKLSLPDLHILRSDLKSSRGHVAKARNPLSDVHNLVRGITRKSPLKPKLVDSLIHSSASPTPPKSPFASISMLKKRMLQTNVSADPFSLDEIEGSPARSALPIDSVEKDSHIVDTGKESSASGKLKSLTIEDDASAADTNPPGVAIGDLTRPSDEFVNDWSSELDFIADVGPSGSHSRLDNDNRSSGMDNGVINDKLSRVDAEMHVRISGTEEFKGKTPLQDTTQEAMPSALLNLSMDERTMESFDIAQPLMDKIDKSGPAVVEKYPRDKTSKSPAIASPEHEEGVIQEPSRVAVNKKTKAKKRLQRESESMKLSRRQSLAVFGTLWEGGKRKSNRIRSRPLEYWKGERFLYGRIHDSLPTVIGRKYVSPAKGGGKPTVRVESFVSEKYKDLLDLAAQC from the exons ATGGATACCCTGACACAGTGCTCAGATCTTGAGGATCCTTTACAGGGCTACACAGGACTTGCTCTCTTTCGTCGAACCTTATCGTCTCTCCCGAATCAATATCCTCATAAGACGTACGATCCTGCGGATCTCCACAGCACTCACGAATTCCTCAAATCCATG CCCTTAGGAAGTTCCAGCCAGCTTCTAGAGCAGGCTAAAGCTATAATAGATGGTAGTTCAGATTGTTCAAGTGAAATGCTCGGTCCCGTGTTATCTAATGAGAATAATGATGTTCTGGGGAAAGAAGTGGAAACTCGCGGAGAACGAAGACCAGCCTTGGGCCGGAAGCGAGCTCGGTTCTCTTTGAAGCCAAATTCAAG TCAGCCTACTGTGAGTTTGGAACCAAGTTTGGACATTGATAAGCTGGAAGATCCAGAGGAGTTTTTTCTAGCTTTTGAAAGGCTTGAAA ATGCCAAAAAAGAGTTACAGAAACAGACAGGAAGTATTTTGGTGGACTCATATCAAAACGACCCATCTGTGGCTCCAAGGAGACGTCGACTGGGAATTTTGGG GAGGTCTGTTAAATACAAGCATCGCCCATCAACTTTTATGGCCTCTCAGAGCACTGTTGAAAAGGACATATTTATTCTCCCTGATCAAAGCTCACAACTTTGGGAACCCGATCCTAATAGTGAATCACCAGAAAGGGAAGTGCCTG GTTCAATGAGCAAGACAGAGAACAAAGTTAATCAAGTATTGGACGAATTGCTAACTGATGATTATTCAGAGCTGGATGGGGATGAAACAGTCAATCTGTTACAGGAGCGTTTGCAGATCCAACCTATTGATATAGAGAAATTAAGCCTCCCTGATTTGCATATCCTTAGGAGTGATTTGAAATCCTCACGAGGGCATGTAGCCAAGGCTCGAAATCCATTGTCAGATGTACATAATTTGGTTAGAGGGATAACCAGGAAATCCCCATTGAAGCCTAAACTTGTGGATAGTTTGATTCATTCCTCAGCTTCTCCGACTCCACCTAAAAGTCCATTTGCCTCAATATCAATGCTGAAGAAGCGCATGCTGCAAACCAATGTATCAGCTGATCCGTTTTCGCTAGATGAAATTGAGGGATCACCAGCCAGAAGTGCTTTGCCTATAGATAGTGTTGAGAAAGATTCCCATATCGTTGATACCGGAAAGGAGTCAAGTGCCTCTGGCAAGTTAAAGTCTTTAACTATAGAGGATGACGCCAGCGCTGCTGATACAAATCCCCCTGGAGTTGCTATTGGAGATCTCACTCGTCCATCTGATGAATTTGTAAATGATTGGTCAAGTGAACTTGATTTTATTGCCGATGTTGGTCCTAGTGGATCTCATTCCAGGTTGGATAATGACAACAGAAGCAGTGGCATGGATAATGGGGTTATAAATGATAAGTTGAGTAGGGTTGATGCTGAGATGCATGTCAGAATAAGTGGAACAGAAGAGTTCAAAGGCAAA ACACCGTTGCAAGACACGACGCAGGAAGCAATGCCTTCTGCATTACTCAATCTCAGCATGGACGAAAGGACCATGGAAAGTTTCGATATCGCTCAGCCTCTGATGG ATAAAATTGATAAATCAGGTCCTGCTGTAGTTGAGAAGTATCCAAGGGATAAAACATCCAAGTCCCCAGCCATTGCTTCACCTGAACATGAGGAG GGGGTAATTCAGGAACCTTCGAGAGTTGCAGTGAATAAGAAAACTAAAGCCAAAAAGCGTCTACAAAGAGAATCTGAGAGCATGAAACTTTCAAGGAGGCAAAGCCTTGCAG TTTTTGGCACATTATGGGAAGGAGGTAAACGGAAAAGCAACAGAATCAGGTCAAGGCCTTTAGAATACTGGAAAGGCGAGAGATTTTTATATGGACGAATACATGACT CTTTGCCAACTGTGATTGGGAGAAAGTACGTGTCGCCGGCAAAGGGTGGTGGGAAACCTACTGTCAGGGTGGAGTCTTTTGTGTCCGAGAAGTACAAAGATCTGCTTGATCTAGCTGCTCAGTGTTGA